The following proteins come from a genomic window of Methanobacterium bryantii:
- a CDS encoding ABC transporter permease, with protein sequence MNTTVTMGKRLFKGLNLRQKTILIISLTSLLLITIVISSWILGGESLPVNFGAKNLAPSIEHPFGTDWMGRDMLTRTIEGLGLSIVIGTIASTFSSALAIILGLLSSAGKKADTFVSWLVDLFLSIPHLLLIILISIGLGGGAVGIIVGVALTHWTSLTRVVRAEIKQLKTQEYIHISQNLGRSKWWVATKHIMPHLIPQILLGTILMFPHAILHEASATFLGFGLSPHEPAIGIILSESMKYLSVGYWWLAFFPGLSLLIVVLVFDLIGDNLGKLMDPKSAHE encoded by the coding sequence ATGAACACCACTGTAACCATGGGAAAAAGGTTATTTAAAGGATTAAACCTACGACAAAAGACCATATTAATAATAAGCCTCACCTCACTTTTACTGATCACAATAGTAATTTCCAGCTGGATATTAGGTGGTGAATCGCTTCCAGTGAATTTTGGAGCTAAAAACCTTGCCCCTTCCATTGAACATCCATTCGGGACAGACTGGATGGGTCGGGATATGCTCACAAGGACCATAGAAGGGCTTGGACTGAGCATAGTAATTGGAACTATTGCGTCCACATTTAGTTCTGCACTGGCCATAATTTTAGGGCTGCTTTCAAGTGCCGGTAAAAAGGCAGACACCTTTGTATCATGGCTGGTGGACCTGTTTCTCTCTATTCCACACCTCCTTTTAATAATCCTTATTTCCATTGGACTTGGAGGAGGTGCAGTTGGAATTATTGTGGGAGTGGCATTAACACACTGGACAAGTTTAACAAGGGTTGTGAGGGCAGAGATCAAGCAGCTTAAAACTCAGGAATACATCCATATCTCCCAGAATCTCGGCAGGTCCAAATGGTGGGTAGCTACCAAACATATAATGCCGCATTTAATTCCCCAGATACTGTTGGGTACCATTTTAATGTTTCCCCACGCAATTTTACACGAAGCCTCAGCCACTTTCCTTGGTTTTGGGCTTTCACCACATGAACCTGCAATTGGAATAATCCTCTCAGAGTCCATGAAGTACCTGTCAGTGGGATACTGGTGGCTGGCGTTCTTCCCAGGATTATCACTGCTGATTGTAGTTCTAGTATTTGACCTGATTGGAGATAATTTAGGAAAACTAATGGACCCAAAGAGTGCACACGAATAA
- a CDS encoding ABC transporter ATP-binding protein encodes MNTHDEEKNKGEILLNVENISLSFTQYTSGLRQTKLNVISNLNLEARRGEITAVVGSSGSGKSLLAHAILGILPANATLNGKIEYNGQELTQNKKEELRGKEIALVPQSINYLDPLMKISDQVIGDVEEEDKKLMKNIQRKIFRRYDLKPEVDKMYPHELSGGMARRVLVSTAVISSAKLIIADEPTPGLDEKTLDETLNYFKEMADKGCAVILITHDIEAALKISDKIAVFYAGTVLELANVEDFSGTGANLRHPYTRALWSALPQNGFHEIGGHQPMQDEVIEGCVFYERCSRRNDLCSTSTPPLKEINGGMVRCNNAAAKEESFNETPVFYDAEGDVIIKEVKGV; translated from the coding sequence ATGAACACACATGATGAAGAAAAAAATAAAGGCGAAATCCTGTTAAATGTAGAAAACATTTCACTTTCTTTTACCCAATATACCTCCGGGCTCAGACAGACAAAATTAAATGTAATTTCCAATTTAAACCTGGAAGCGCGGCGCGGCGAAATTACTGCAGTGGTGGGATCAAGTGGATCTGGTAAAAGTCTTTTAGCCCATGCTATTTTAGGAATTTTACCTGCAAATGCTACACTTAATGGCAAAATAGAATATAATGGACAGGAACTTACTCAAAACAAAAAGGAAGAACTTAGAGGTAAAGAAATAGCCCTGGTACCCCAGTCTATAAATTATCTTGATCCATTAATGAAGATTTCAGACCAGGTAATAGGGGACGTGGAAGAGGAAGATAAAAAATTAATGAAAAATATTCAAAGAAAAATTTTCCGCAGGTATGATTTGAAACCAGAAGTCGATAAGATGTACCCCCATGAACTATCTGGAGGCATGGCCCGGAGAGTTTTAGTATCCACAGCAGTGATAAGCTCTGCAAAACTTATAATTGCAGATGAACCAACTCCAGGACTGGATGAAAAAACCTTAGATGAAACATTGAATTATTTCAAGGAAATGGCAGATAAAGGATGTGCAGTTATACTTATAACTCATGATATAGAGGCTGCACTTAAAATATCTGATAAAATTGCAGTATTTTATGCAGGAACTGTTTTAGAATTAGCTAATGTTGAAGATTTCAGCGGTACAGGTGCAAATTTAAGACATCCATATACCAGGGCACTGTGGAGTGCACTTCCCCAAAATGGGTTTCATGAAATTGGCGGCCACCAGCCAATGCAGGACGAAGTCATTGAAGGGTGTGTTTTCTACGAAAGATGCTCCAGAAGGAATGATCTCTGTTCTACCAGTACTCCTCCATTAAAAGAGATCAACGGAGGCATGGTCAGGTGCAACAACGCCGCCGCAAAAGAAGAAAGCTTTAATGAAACTCCTGTGTTTTATGATGCCGAAGGGGACGTGATTATAAAAGAAGTTAAAGGGGTGTAA
- a CDS encoding ABC transporter ATP-binding protein codes for MRLKGEDISFGYKKNNLILNEVNISLKSGEVLGLIGDSGSGKSTLCKILSGYENMYQGNVTIDGKKIPLNRYNPVQLVFQHPEKAVNPKWKMKDILNEGHEVSNKILGSFGIKQAWLNRWPNELSGGELQRFALARALGPQTKFLIADEITTMVDAITQAQIWSTIIDISEEQNIGVLVVSHEKKLIDKLCHEVIYLDDINTA; via the coding sequence GTGCGCCTTAAAGGTGAAGATATAAGTTTTGGATATAAAAAAAATAACCTGATTTTAAATGAGGTGAATATATCATTAAAAAGCGGTGAAGTACTCGGTCTTATTGGGGACAGCGGGAGCGGTAAATCAACCTTGTGTAAGATACTATCCGGCTATGAAAACATGTATCAGGGAAATGTAACTATAGATGGGAAAAAAATCCCATTAAACCGATACAATCCTGTGCAGCTTGTATTTCAGCATCCTGAAAAAGCTGTAAACCCTAAATGGAAAATGAAAGATATTTTAAACGAGGGACATGAAGTTTCAAATAAAATTTTAGGATCCTTTGGAATAAAACAGGCGTGGCTCAATCGATGGCCCAACGAGCTTTCCGGAGGGGAACTTCAACGGTTTGCGCTTGCAAGGGCTTTAGGGCCTCAAACTAAATTTTTAATAGCCGATGAAATAACCACGATGGTAGATGCAATTACTCAGGCCCAGATATGGAGCACCATCATAGACATATCAGAAGAGCAGAATATAGGGGTGCTGGTTGTGAGCCATGAAAAAAAATTAATTGATAAGCTGTGCCATGAGGTCATCTATTTAGATGATATAAACACTGCTTGA
- a CDS encoding DUF364 domain-containing protein, which produces MKEMKLLDDLISAVQGKDAVAEDVRVGASWTGVKGRYGGVCKTYGIPVPHGNYTKDLGKLNEKSTLELAEYARSWNFVEASIGVAALNSMVKVKGKTGVNAIDIVLETCENKKVTMVGKFPRIPEIKARAKELWVLEMNPCLLNVKKGIINAAAAEYMIPDSDIVIVTGSTLINKTMERVLELCRMANAYTIVMGPSTTMSDVLFDYGADMLAGVEIARPDALLNTISQSGGMINSRVCGDELVFRVMEV; this is translated from the coding sequence ATGAAGGAAATGAAACTTTTAGACGATCTTATATCAGCAGTACAGGGCAAAGACGCGGTTGCAGAAGACGTGAGAGTCGGCGCATCATGGACTGGCGTTAAAGGTAGGTACGGAGGAGTATGCAAAACTTACGGGATTCCAGTACCCCACGGCAACTACACCAAGGACCTTGGAAAGCTCAATGAAAAAAGCACTTTAGAACTTGCAGAATATGCCCGTTCATGGAATTTTGTGGAAGCAAGTATTGGAGTGGCTGCACTAAATTCCATGGTAAAAGTTAAGGGCAAAACAGGAGTAAACGCCATTGATATAGTACTTGAGACATGCGAAAATAAAAAAGTCACCATGGTGGGTAAATTTCCACGTATCCCTGAAATTAAAGCACGTGCCAAAGAACTGTGGGTTTTGGAAATGAACCCATGTCTTTTAAACGTTAAAAAGGGAATAATAAACGCAGCGGCAGCAGAATATATGATTCCAGACAGCGATATCGTGATTGTAACTGGTTCCACACTTATAAATAAAACCATGGAACGCGTGCTGGAGCTGTGCAGGATGGCAAATGCTTACACCATAGTTATGGGGCCGAGTACTACCATGAGTGATGTTTTATTTGATTACGGTGCAGACATGCTTGCAGGTGTGGAAATAGCCAGGCCTGATGCCCTGCTTAACACCATAAGCCAGAGTGGAGGTATGATAAACTCCAGAGTCTGTGGAGATGAGCTTGTTTTCAGAGTCATGGAAGTTTAA
- a CDS encoding class I SAM-dependent methyltransferase: protein MKTDPHKMDKRSKTIFKDVYLQIADQIIRRCGIKKGTCIDVGSGPGALAVALSKVTDLNIYSLDISAQMNEIAKKNIVEEGLQYRIFPVKGDVCKLPFPNGFADLVISRGSIFFWENKETAFREICRVLKQGGWAYIGGGFGSKTLKNKIRQSVNTGRTDHISIPKISITGLKLILNRVPIKDYHILNDNSGLWILFKK from the coding sequence ATGAAAACTGACCCCCATAAGATGGATAAAAGATCCAAGACCATTTTTAAGGATGTTTATCTGCAGATAGCAGACCAGATCATCAGGAGGTGCGGGATTAAGAAGGGAACCTGCATCGACGTTGGATCTGGCCCAGGCGCGCTTGCAGTTGCTCTTTCTAAAGTAACCGACTTAAACATATATTCCCTTGACATCTCAGCCCAAATGAACGAGATTGCAAAGAAAAATATCGTAGAAGAGGGGCTGCAGTACAGGATATTCCCTGTTAAAGGTGATGTTTGCAAACTTCCCTTCCCCAATGGTTTTGCCGATTTAGTTATAAGCAGGGGCTCAATTTTCTTCTGGGAGAATAAAGAAACAGCTTTCAGGGAGATATGCCGTGTCTTAAAGCAGGGAGGATGGGCCTATATTGGGGGTGGATTTGGAAGTAAAACACTTAAAAATAAAATAAGGCAATCAGTAAATACAGGTAGAACAGATCATATTAGTATACCCAAAATTAGCATCACAGGGCTGAAATTGATATTAAACAGAGTTCCTATTAAAGACTACCACATACTAAATGACAATTCAGGCCTGTGGATTCTGTTTAAAAAATAA
- a CDS encoding FmdE family protein: protein MESIEDILNKIKDPKTREELEKIVKFHGYLSSGACIGYQMLNIARKQLNIKEGEKIFVTAETQNCLPDPFQILLGSTTGTKRLTVKDYGKMAVTVNKAAAPEEHVKGIRIFLDPKKTEKYPKLHAWYMNYEKVPHEEVWPLLVEAGEDLYSWEFIDLEVQHKKKKNVIICKKCGEAFISWDNNDICTSCSHKT, encoded by the coding sequence ATGGAAAGTATAGAAGATATTCTAAATAAAATAAAAGACCCTAAAACCAGGGAAGAGTTAGAGAAAATCGTCAAATTTCACGGCTATTTAAGTTCAGGAGCTTGTATAGGATATCAAATGTTAAATATAGCCAGAAAACAGCTTAATATAAAAGAAGGGGAAAAGATTTTCGTAACAGCTGAAACACAGAACTGCCTACCCGATCCATTCCAGATATTGCTGGGATCAACTACTGGAACTAAGAGGTTAACAGTTAAAGACTACGGGAAAATGGCAGTGACAGTAAATAAAGCTGCAGCTCCTGAAGAACATGTTAAAGGCATACGAATATTTTTAGACCCTAAAAAAACTGAAAAGTATCCCAAACTGCATGCATGGTATATGAATTATGAAAAGGTACCTCATGAAGAAGTTTGGCCCCTCTTAGTTGAAGCTGGTGAAGATCTTTATTCATGGGAATTCATTGATCTGGAAGTACAGCACAAAAAGAAGAAAAATGTAATTATATGCAAAAAATGCGGTGAAGCGTTTATTTCATGGGATAATAATGACATATGTACATCCTGTTCACATAAAACATGA
- a CDS encoding ribbon-helix-helix domain-containing protein → MERQITMKLPEDMYNDLKELSSKKDNIPLGNLIRRAIDDYLRKNRMKGNL, encoded by the coding sequence ATGGAAAGACAGATTACAATGAAACTTCCAGAAGACATGTATAACGACTTGAAAGAACTGTCCTCAAAAAAAGATAATATTCCCCTTGGAAATCTTATTAGAAGAGCTATTGATGATTATTTAAGAAAAAATAGAATGAAAGGAAATTTGTGA
- a CDS encoding class I SAM-dependent methyltransferase: MSSDTGLFPSNGHRIQGRSTESFIDARDVLLRLNFKGNEVFADIGCGDGHVSMEAYDMLDDEATIYSVDVFGPSIEDMEKEVEEKGIKNIIPIQSDVADHIAIEDNTVDICLLVNVFHHFVAMEKTDGAIEELKRIIKPEGKIAVMDYKKEDTGYGPPVRVKSNPEEMEEMFAKHGLKMVQLDTEAGEDLENGKSHYIIIFGK; the protein is encoded by the coding sequence ATGTCAAGCGATACAGGATTATTTCCATCTAACGGGCACCGTATTCAGGGAAGATCAACCGAATCTTTTATAGATGCCCGTGATGTGCTTTTAAGATTGAATTTTAAAGGAAATGAAGTTTTTGCAGATATTGGCTGCGGTGACGGCCATGTATCTATGGAAGCGTATGATATGTTGGACGATGAGGCAACCATATATTCTGTAGATGTATTTGGACCTTCCATTGAAGATATGGAAAAGGAAGTTGAGGAGAAGGGAATAAAAAATATTATTCCAATCCAGTCTGATGTAGCAGACCACATAGCTATCGAGGATAACACTGTAGATATATGCCTTCTGGTCAATGTTTTCCACCATTTTGTGGCCATGGAAAAAACCGACGGCGCAATCGAGGAACTTAAAAGAATTATAAAGCCAGAAGGAAAAATAGCAGTTATGGACTATAAAAAAGAGGATACTGGATACGGACCTCCTGTAAGGGTCAAAAGTAACCCGGAAGAAATGGAAGAAATGTTTGCAAAACACGGCTTAAAAATGGTGCAGCTTGATACTGAAGCAGGGGAAGACCTTGAAAACGGTAAATCCCATTACATCATAATATTTGGAAAATAA
- a CDS encoding Ig-like domain-containing protein codes for MYATSLEPVSAADVTSNSICCQNYTNPIYLQLVRTGENTYTAYFIDSKWNAITNLPANITFTVGKVLYNVTTVNGMANFTVPIVSNLSKIITASFNHMNTSMPINSPISSLDNISDLLIYGRGSGTIIISPTITATSTKNKATGVSRTNAAAVRFSKNILKSVNWSKIYVKNLKTGKKCKITTWVSVNHLYIKTNSKRAAYTWYQVYIPASAVKDSTGNKLAKSYTWKFKTGK; via the coding sequence ATGTATGCTACTTCATTAGAACCTGTATCAGCTGCAGATGTAACTTCAAATTCAATTTGCTGTCAAAACTATACCAATCCAATATATTTACAGCTAGTAAGAACCGGAGAAAATACATACACTGCATATTTTATTGATAGCAAATGGAACGCAATAACAAATTTACCAGCCAATATAACATTTACAGTAGGAAAAGTTCTGTATAATGTTACAACAGTTAATGGAATGGCTAATTTCACAGTGCCCATTGTCAGCAACCTATCTAAAATCATAACCGCTTCATTTAATCATATGAACACTTCAATGCCAATTAATAGCCCAATAAGCAGTTTAGACAATATTTCCGATTTATTGATATATGGTAGAGGTTCCGGAACCATTATCATCTCACCTACCATAACTGCTACAAGCACTAAAAATAAAGCTACTGGCGTTTCCAGGACCAATGCAGCGGCTGTCAGGTTCAGCAAAAACATACTAAAAAGCGTGAACTGGTCTAAAATATACGTTAAAAACCTTAAAACAGGAAAAAAATGTAAAATAACAACATGGGTTAGTGTAAATCATCTTTACATAAAAACCAACAGTAAAAGAGCAGCTTATACATGGTACCAGGTTTATATCCCTGCTTCAGCAGTTAAAGACAGCACAGGCAACAAACTGGCTAAAAGTTACACCTGGAAATTCAAAACAGGAAAATAA
- a CDS encoding Ig-like domain-containing protein produces the protein MRRNTTIFIILLVAGLFLLSTVSAESAAAQITDKTAPKISSFYPKSGTTGISRTNTLYVKFSENVKAGSNWSKIYVKNLKTGKKVAVSKSISGNVLYLKTGTMTSYTWYQIYIPSAAVKDSANNSLTKYKTWKFKTGTAATTIIDKGIKNVTVQKDVFYHVYNWTTYRYSSYNVKTFLTNTTYLLGTPYMVVKDVINIKKVGTNKLMVAEAVTSASGNTTTYTNYYRYRGANAVNFYKYIFKKYFLKPYMT, from the coding sequence ATGAGACGTAATACAACAATATTTATTATCCTGCTGGTTGCGGGGCTGTTCCTGTTAAGCACAGTATCTGCAGAAAGTGCAGCAGCCCAGATTACAGACAAGACCGCACCTAAAATAAGTTCATTTTACCCTAAAAGCGGTACCACAGGTATTTCCAGGACAAATACGCTCTACGTTAAGTTCAGCGAGAACGTCAAAGCAGGGTCAAACTGGTCTAAAATATACGTTAAAAACCTTAAAACAGGTAAAAAGGTTGCAGTCAGCAAATCCATAAGCGGCAATGTTTTATACCTCAAAACAGGTACAATGACTTCCTACACATGGTACCAGATTTACATCCCATCTGCCGCTGTAAAAGACAGTGCAAATAATAGTTTAACCAAATACAAGACCTGGAAGTTCAAAACAGGGACAGCAGCAACCACCATAATTGATAAAGGCATTAAAAACGTTACTGTCCAAAAAGATGTATTTTACCACGTGTACAACTGGACAACGTACAGGTACAGCAGCTACAACGTGAAAACATTTTTAACTAACACCACCTACCTTTTAGGTACACCTTACATGGTAGTTAAAGATGTTATTAACATTAAAAAGGTGGGCACCAACAAATTAATGGTTGCAGAAGCAGTGACTTCCGCAAGTGGGAACACCACCACGTATACTAACTACTACAGATACAGGGGTGCAAACGCGGTTAACTTTTACAAATACATCTTTAAAAAGTACTTTTTAAAGCCGTACATGACATAA
- a CDS encoding right-handed parallel beta-helix repeat-containing protein, producing MKMKKLGIVVFLVAVSLAMGSASATDVTSSMTNTQIQNAIDTDTSGTINFAPGTYTGVYLTTTKSLNFVGNGAVLVGDGSHNVLTISSTTGTNITGFVVNVNGLKNGITGQYVYNCRIENNTIRNGGDAINIYKQYGSLTINNNTINNMSTSYGDGISLVNCLNAETSTSTTVTNNVIDDTDYGIFLGGYFKGTVTGNTLTNIGATGMNITGKNAATTGNLYANITNNDITSNGIGISMENPDVVYLNLTGNTVSSGSDSLHKGYYYYRDPSIQLINDPDDNDYNNVWDPLTSNGH from the coding sequence ATGAAAATGAAAAAATTAGGAATAGTGGTCTTTTTAGTGGCTGTGTCCCTTGCAATGGGATCCGCATCTGCTACAGATGTAACTTCCAGCATGACCAACACCCAAATTCAAAACGCCATCGATACAGACACCAGCGGAACCATAAATTTCGCACCAGGAACTTATACTGGCGTCTATTTGACTACTACCAAATCCCTGAATTTTGTAGGTAATGGAGCAGTCCTTGTAGGTGATGGAAGTCATAATGTCCTGACTATTTCAAGTACAACTGGAACAAACATAACTGGTTTCGTTGTCAATGTCAATGGGCTGAAAAATGGTATAACTGGACAATATGTGTATAACTGCCGGATTGAAAACAATACTATACGAAATGGTGGAGATGCTATCAATATCTACAAACAGTACGGAAGTCTCACAATCAACAATAACACCATAAACAACATGAGTACCAGCTATGGTGATGGTATTTCACTTGTAAACTGTTTAAATGCTGAAACAAGCACTTCCACAACAGTTACAAACAACGTTATAGACGATACTGATTACGGTATATTCCTGGGCGGATATTTCAAAGGAACTGTTACAGGTAACACCTTAACTAACATTGGCGCTACTGGAATGAACATAACTGGAAAAAATGCCGCAACTACCGGTAACTTATATGCAAATATAACCAACAACGATATAACTTCAAATGGTATAGGCATATCCATGGAAAACCCAGATGTAGTATATCTCAACTTAACAGGTAACACAGTATCCAGTGGTTCAGACAGCCTGCATAAAGGTTACTACTACTACAGAGACCCAAGCATACAGTTAATAAACGATCCAGATGACAACGACTACAATAATGTATGGGATCCTTTAACATCTAATGGCCATTAA
- a CDS encoding chitobiase/beta-hexosaminidase C-terminal domain-containing protein, with the protein MKYNKLPIFLVFALLACILTVGSVSAADTNNPTGLANSSYPEYGINNNHTSQSNYTGPQTNTTKWNNTVSTLNGTVNGTISGGSAVTGSDGTIYFGSSTGFYALNPNGTVKWTYDIRPVYSAPAIGADGTIYVCNITDLYALTDSGTYATPKWNYTLAGQSMGISIAPNGTIYLGTSNGYLYSITDNGTSAIINWIYHTSAIDTYASAPSIGSDGTLYVLNGKVLTAITDNGDGTYTVKWTYSYKSSTYGGISIGSDGTIYVGTSKVLYAVTDNGDTYTVKWSYTPGSTIYCTPAISSDGTIYILTGDGTKSTLYAITDNGDGTYTVKWSYDVGLCNGRCGITIGADGTIYFGTMTGMYAITDNGDYGTLKWNYTTNGTIQSAPVIGSDGTLYVGTTTGVFYAFQDLTADFTNTHPTNGTVSFTDNSTNIPTSWNWSFGDGATSTEQNPTHTYSKSGKYTVTLTVTNADGVQDTTSKTIYIVLASANPVGGNYSNGKTVNLATDDTNATIYYTLNGTDPTLYGTKYTGPLTISKTTTVKYAAVDNGNWSSVYTQTYTIAPSVTASPVGGSYNTSKTVTLKTDDTSAVIYYTTNGTDPKLYGTKYTGPITISKTTTLKYVAVKDGNWGIVTTQTYTIDKTAPTASANYKSGWYNKNLKITLKMSEAGTIYYITTGATSSKKYTGAFTISKSTTLKFRAVDKAGNKSPVYTVKYVIDKTAPKVSAVSPKSRATGVSRTKTVSIRLSENVLKSVNWSKVYIKNIKTGKKCKATIWISGNHIYIKTSKKASYTWYRVYIPAYSIKDKAGNYLTKGYSWIFKTGRY; encoded by the coding sequence TTGAAATACAATAAACTACCCATATTCCTGGTTTTTGCTTTGCTCGCCTGTATTTTAACAGTGGGAAGCGTCAGCGCGGCTGACACTAATAACCCCACAGGCCTTGCAAACTCATCATACCCCGAATATGGGATAAACAACAACCACACCAGCCAGTCTAACTACACAGGCCCGCAGACAAACACCACCAAATGGAATAATACAGTAAGCACTCTTAATGGTACTGTTAATGGTACTATTAGTGGTGGATCTGCAGTTACTGGGTCAGACGGTACTATATATTTTGGAAGTAGCACTGGTTTTTACGCGTTGAATCCAAACGGGACAGTTAAATGGACTTATGATATCAGACCAGTATATAGCGCTCCAGCTATTGGTGCTGACGGGACCATCTATGTTTGTAACATCACAGATTTGTATGCATTAACTGATAGCGGAACCTACGCAACACCAAAATGGAATTACACCCTTGCAGGGCAATCCATGGGCATTTCAATTGCTCCAAATGGAACTATTTACCTTGGGACCAGTAATGGTTATCTGTACTCCATAACAGACAACGGAACATCTGCAATAATAAACTGGATCTATCATACCAGCGCTATCGATACTTATGCTTCTGCTCCATCTATTGGGTCTGACGGAACCCTCTATGTTCTTAATGGAAAGGTCTTGACGGCCATAACAGACAACGGAGACGGTACATACACCGTTAAATGGACATACTCCTATAAATCTTCAACGTACGGTGGTATTTCTATTGGTTCAGATGGGACCATTTATGTTGGAACCAGTAAGGTTTTGTATGCCGTAACAGACAATGGCGATACTTATACCGTTAAATGGAGTTATACTCCAGGCTCAACTATTTACTGCACACCTGCAATCAGTTCAGATGGAACTATTTATATTCTAACCGGTGATGGCACTAAATCCACTTTATATGCCATAACAGACAACGGAGACGGTACATACACCGTTAAATGGAGTTACGATGTTGGACTATGCAATGGTCGATGTGGAATTACTATCGGGGCAGACGGGACCATATACTTCGGGACCATGACAGGCATGTACGCTATAACCGATAACGGGGACTATGGAACATTAAAATGGAACTATACCACAAATGGTACTATTCAGAGTGCCCCTGTAATCGGCTCTGACGGCACACTATACGTTGGAACTACCACAGGTGTTTTTTACGCGTTCCAGGATTTAACAGCAGACTTCACAAACACCCACCCCACAAACGGCACAGTAAGTTTCACCGACAACTCTACTAACATTCCAACCAGCTGGAACTGGAGTTTTGGTGATGGTGCAACAAGCACAGAACAAAACCCAACACACACCTACAGTAAATCAGGCAAATACACCGTTACTCTAACTGTAACCAACGCTGACGGTGTTCAGGACACAACAAGCAAAACCATTTACATTGTTTTAGCATCTGCTAACCCTGTTGGTGGAAACTACAGTAATGGTAAGACTGTAAATTTAGCCACAGACGACACCAATGCCACAATCTACTACACATTAAACGGGACAGACCCAACACTCTACGGGACCAAATACACCGGTCCGCTTACAATAAGTAAAACAACCACTGTAAAATACGCAGCAGTGGACAACGGCAACTGGAGCTCAGTCTACACCCAAACCTACACCATCGCGCCTAGCGTAACCGCTAGTCCTGTTGGAGGAAGCTACAACACATCAAAAACCGTGACACTAAAAACAGACGACACCAGTGCTGTTATTTACTACACAACCAACGGAACCGACCCTAAACTTTACGGAACCAAATACACCGGCCCAATCACCATAAGCAAAACCACAACCCTAAAATACGTGGCTGTAAAAGATGGTAACTGGGGCATTGTCACAACACAAACCTACACCATAGACAAAACCGCACCAACTGCAAGCGCCAATTACAAAAGCGGATGGTACAACAAAAACCTGAAGATCACCCTAAAAATGAGCGAAGCAGGAACCATATACTACATCACCACTGGAGCAACAAGCAGCAAAAAATACACTGGAGCATTCACCATAAGCAAAAGCACAACCCTAAAATTCCGGGCAGTGGATAAAGCAGGGAATAAATCTCCAGTTTACACAGTAAAATATGTAATCGACAAAACTGCACCCAAAGTAAGTGCAGTTAGCCCAAAAAGCAGAGCAACCGGTGTTTCCAGAACAAAAACTGTTTCAATCAGGCTCAGCGAAAACGTCTTAAAAAGTGTGAACTGGTCCAAAGTCTACATTAAAAACATTAAAACAGGTAAAAAATGCAAAGCAACCATATGGATCAGCGGAAACCACATATACATCAAAACCAGCAAAAAAGCATCGTACACATGGTACAGAGTATACATACCAGCATACTCCATAAAAGACAAAGCAGGAAACTACCTGACCAAAGGATACAGTTGGATATTCAAAACAGGAAGATACTAA